The DNA region ATCGTGCTGGGGGGAATCGTAGGCGCCGGCCTCTTTGAAAATCTTGGTGGTTTCATCATTGGTGCCGGTGTGGGTGGAGTTGGCGTGGCTGAAATCCTGGCCAGCACGGCTACTGCCATACCTATGCCGCCGGAGCTGGAGCAGGCAAACCCCCAGCTGCGCGAAAAATACCGCCAGGCCTACCGGGATCAGACACGGGTATTGAGAAGAAAAAGCATATATAATGGGATGATAGGTGTGGCCTGCGCGACTGGCCTTGGCTTGTTGTTGTTGGTTGCTATGGCCTCCTAAAAATACGGGCTCCAGGGAGCCAGGCCCGCCGTTATCCGGTGCCGTATGTGATGCTTTACTGGATCACAAGCGGAGCGTGAATACTAAGGAGAAAGCAATGCTTTTTCGGTTACCATCAGCAAGAGCGGTATTGTTTCTGTCTCTAGGCGTCGTCTTGCACGGACGGCCGGCACCCGCTGATACCCTCCTTTATGATACTACCCTGCCGCTCTCAAAAAGAATCTTCATCGCGCCGATAATCCTCTACCAGCGGCTGTCCTACAAGGTCCCGCTGCTGAACTGCCAGTTTGAACCCAGCTGCTCGAGCTTCATGGTCGAATCTATTTCCCGGCACGGGGTGGCTGGGGGTCTGATCCTGGGCGCCGACCGGATCGTGCGCTGCAATCCCTGGGCCTTCCACTACCATCTTCGCAGTCATGCCAGCCCTTTCAGCGATGACGGTCCCCTTCTGGACCCGGTGCCTGCTGTTCTGGAGTCCCGCAAGTTGCGGCTGGATGCGCCCCTGTTACTGCTTCCCGGCTTTGGCCGTGTCCGGGCCGGCCGGACCGGCGATGGCCTGGTGAGCTGCTTGATGATTACTTCGCTCGCGGTATCCGCCCACCGCATGAACCGGGAACAGAAGCCAATTCGGGCCGGGTGTCTGGGAATTTTATCTGTTATATTCTGGCTGGCCGATATCAAGAGTGCTACTGAGTACTATCCTCATGACTATGCGAAGCAGAAAGTCGAATCCGTCAGCCGTCTATCGCAGCCAGCGCCGGAAGAATACGGGGAGCTGATAGACTGTGCCCAGGATTAGCTCCTTCGCGACCGCTGCCGGTGTGGCGCTGCTGGGCATCGGAGGCTGGGGCTGTGACCCGATCGTCACCATCTTCGACGACGTGGAGCAGCCGCAGTATTACCAGGCGGCCAAGATTGATCCGCCCGCTTCGAAGGATACCCTCACGGTCATGACCTGGAATATCAAGTATGGCGGTGGGGCCATCGACTTCTGGTGGGCCTGCTACGACGACCGGGTCTTGATGACCGAGGACGAGGTGCTGGGCAATCTGGAAGTGCTGGCGGAGAAGATCCGCGCCGTGGACCCGGACATCCTCCTGCTGCAGGAAGTAGACGTGGATTCCAAGCGCTCTGCCTATGTGGACCAGATGCAGTATCTGCTGGATAACACCGCCTTGAACTATGGGGTGTACGCCTCCATGTGGCGGACCCAGTTTGCCCCGTCGGACGGACTGGGGCGCACCGATATCGGCCCTGCCATCCTGGCGCGCTGGCCTTTGGGCGAGGCCGAACGCATCGCCCTGGCCCTGCGGACCGATCAGGACGCTGTTACGAAATACTTTTACCTGCGGCGCTGCATCGTCAAGGCCAATCTGCAGCTCCCGGGCCGGGACGATTTCTACCTCGTCAATGTCCACACCTCCGCCTGGCAGGCCGAAACCAAGGTGAAACACATCGACCGCTTCAAGGCGGAGCTGGATCTAATCGACGCCGGAGGCGGCCTGTTTGTGGCCGGCGGCGATTTCAATACGCTCCCCCCGGCACCATTAAAGTGAAGGACTTCCCCGACTCGAAGTGCGAAGGCGGGGACTTTGAGGGCGGCGATTATAGTCAGGAAATAGGCTGGCTGGATGAGCTCTATGCCGACTATCAACCCGCCGTCGCCCTGGAAAAATATCAACAGCCCGCCCGGCAGGCTCGCTATTTCAGCTTCGGTGACAAGCCCGATTCACTCGGCTTCACCCGCAAACTCGATTATCTCTTCACCAATCTGGCCTGGGTCCCCGGTTCCGATAGTACCCACCAGGACATCGCCTCCCCGGGAAGAACCCTCTCCGACCACTGTCCCGTTTCCGTTCGGATAACGCTCCCGTGAAAACCATGCCTCAGCGATTGGATTGGTATGTCGTGCTGCTTGGCCTGTGGCTGGCTCTGCCACCTGCCGCCCTGCCGGCGCATGATGGCCCCTGGTCTGCCGGCACCGCCTGCACCCTGCCCAGGGGACGCTGGGAAAAAGGGCTGTTTCAACCCCTGCGCTATGGGCAGACGGATCGCCTGGAGTGGGCCGTTCATCCCCTGCTCGGTATGGTACTGCCTAATTTTCAGGTCAAAGTGGCCCACCGCCAGTGGCACGGCTGGAATCTGGCCTCACGCTACAGCTTCCACTACCCCACACCGTTACTGCGGCTCGTCAGGCGGCCGGATATCGGCGGCCTGATCTCGCCCGAAGGCGATATCGCCGACATTCCCCCCATCCTGGCCGCGCGCGGTGAGCTGCTGGCCACCAGGGCGCTGAATCCCTTCCTCCAACTGACCGGCCGGGGCGGGGTGGGCCTGGCTGTCAAATCCGGCGAACTGGATCAGCGCGCCAGCATCGACCTCCCCCTGGTTTACCCCCGCATGGCCCTGTATTACCACGGCTATCAACTGAACCTGGGGCTGAACTTGCGGGGGGACCTTTCCGGAAAGTGGACCTTTTCCGTTGATGGGAATATGTTGATGATTCCGGGTGCGGAAGAGGCCTTCGCCTTCGAGCTCGGGGGCTGGCTCAGCTGGCGTAA from Candidatus Neomarinimicrobiota bacterium includes:
- the yidD gene encoding membrane protein insertion efficiency factor YidD, with protein sequence MLFRLPSARAVLFLSLGVVLHGRPAPADTLLYDTTLPLSKRIFIAPIILYQRLSYKVPLLNCQFEPSCSSFMVESISRHGVAGGLILGADRIVRCNPWAFHYHLRSHASPFSDDGPLLDPVPAVLESRKLRLDAPLLLLPGFGRVRAGRTGDGLVSCLMITSLAVSAHRMNREQKPIRAGCLGILSVIFWLADIKSATEYYPHDYAKQKVESVSRLSQPAPEEYGELIDCAQD
- a CDS encoding endonuclease/exonuclease/phosphatase family protein encodes the protein MPRISSFATAAGVALLGIGGWGCDPIVTIFDDVEQPQYYQAAKIDPPASKDTLTVMTWNIKYGGGAIDFWWACYDDRVLMTEDEVLGNLEVLAEKIRAVDPDILLLQEVDVDSKRSAYVDQMQYLLDNTALNYGVYASMWRTQFAPSDGLGRTDIGPAILARWPLGEAERIALALRTDQDAVTKYFYLRRCIVKANLQLPGRDDFYLVNVHTSAWQAETKVKHIDRFKAELDLIDAGGGLFVAGGDFNTLPPAPLK